One Acidimicrobiales bacterium genomic region harbors:
- a CDS encoding patatin-like phospholipase family protein — MSRALVLGGGGPVGIAWEAGLVVGLAGHGVELEEADAVIGTSAGSNVGAQLALGHDLHEAVQRRDEPGLRSGGGDSPGATMEDRLAELTETMALVAEWDGPPEEARAKLGQFALEQGVGPEERFIELFSAFADAGWPASFSCTAVDATTGAFVVWDQASGVDLQLAVASSCCVPGIFPPITIGDARYIDGGMRSPLNADLASGHDQVVVVSCMKGDLPGLGIADVEAERLTSLWQS; from the coding sequence ATGTCGCGCGCACTCGTTCTGGGAGGCGGCGGTCCGGTCGGGATCGCATGGGAAGCCGGACTGGTGGTGGGTCTGGCCGGCCACGGCGTCGAGCTCGAGGAGGCCGATGCAGTCATCGGCACCTCGGCCGGGTCCAACGTCGGGGCCCAGCTGGCCCTCGGCCACGACCTGCACGAGGCGGTCCAACGGCGGGACGAGCCGGGGCTCCGATCGGGCGGAGGCGACTCGCCCGGCGCGACGATGGAGGACCGACTCGCCGAGCTGACGGAGACGATGGCGCTCGTCGCCGAATGGGACGGTCCCCCCGAGGAGGCCAGGGCCAAGCTCGGTCAGTTCGCGCTCGAACAAGGCGTCGGGCCCGAGGAGCGCTTCATCGAGCTGTTCTCGGCGTTCGCCGACGCCGGGTGGCCCGCATCGTTCTCGTGCACCGCCGTGGACGCCACGACCGGAGCATTCGTCGTGTGGGATCAGGCGTCCGGTGTCGACCTGCAGCTCGCGGTCGCATCGAGCTGTTGCGTCCCCGGCATCTTCCCGCCGATCACGATCGGCGACGCCCGCTACATCGACGGCGGCATGCGGAGCCCGTTGAACGCCGACCTCGCCTCCGGCCACGACCAGGTGGTGGTCGTGTCGTGCATGAAGGGCGACCTGCCGGGGCTCGGCATCGCCGACGTCGAAGCCGAACGGCTCACCTCGCTCTGGCAGTCCTGA
- a CDS encoding sigma-70 family RNA polymerase sigma factor — translation MDDAGFDEAVRTLHDEHAPALLAWARRRTRDPREAEEIVQETLVRAWRKHDQYDPDRGSERAWLFGIARNVATDLHRRNARHLSAVPADKIDLTADSPDMDRVVEASLVHDALNALSVDHRAVLIEIYYRGHSVHEAATRLGIPDGTVKSRTYHALRSLRTELESREVLG, via the coding sequence GTGGACGACGCCGGGTTCGACGAAGCGGTGCGCACGCTGCACGACGAGCACGCGCCCGCGCTGCTCGCCTGGGCCCGTCGACGCACCCGCGATCCTCGTGAGGCCGAGGAGATCGTGCAGGAGACCCTGGTGCGGGCCTGGCGCAAGCACGATCAGTACGACCCCGATCGGGGCTCGGAGCGAGCGTGGCTGTTCGGCATCGCCCGCAACGTGGCCACCGACCTGCACCGCCGCAACGCCCGGCACCTCAGCGCCGTCCCCGCCGACAAGATCGACCTCACCGCCGACAGCCCCGACATGGACCGCGTGGTGGAGGCGTCGCTGGTCCACGACGCGCTCAACGCCTTGTCGGTGGACCACCGGGCCGTGCTGATCGAGATCTACTACCGCGGCCACTCGGTCCACGAAGCCGCGACCAGGCTCGGCATCCCCGACGGCACCGTGAAGTCGCGGACCTACCACGCGCTGCGGTCGTTGCGGACCGAGCTGGAGAGCAGGGAGGTGCTGGGATGA
- a CDS encoding diguanylate cyclase — translation MIDRRALVALLGAALGVTGAVVAVWWTPVAALAAALGALLAAGVALSAPATRATAPAEQAAPATAPSAASPSTTASVTADDEHPAPGLNQPVTTNGSPSSPLLIDPETGLFSEDYFDVAIEARIAAARRHLRPVGVVVLEVVEGLRTGQVEQADPKRVAEAIQETLREADTSCRRGDGRFALLLEDTPENGAIWTVERIRRFLAERDPSLTMRAGVACYPAHGFTSESLIALAGTALDAAREWHQDRIEVAIGE, via the coding sequence GTGATCGATCGTCGTGCGCTCGTTGCCCTTCTCGGCGCCGCTCTGGGTGTCACCGGTGCGGTGGTCGCCGTGTGGTGGACCCCTGTGGCTGCCCTCGCCGCCGCGCTCGGGGCACTGCTGGCGGCTGGTGTGGCCCTGTCAGCCCCTGCGACCCGGGCGACGGCCCCCGCTGAGCAGGCCGCGCCGGCCACTGCCCCCTCGGCCGCTAGCCCCTCGACCACGGCATCGGTGACCGCCGATGACGAGCACCCCGCACCCGGGCTGAACCAACCCGTCACCACCAACGGCTCGCCCTCCTCGCCCCTGCTGATCGACCCCGAGACCGGCCTGTTCAGCGAGGACTACTTCGACGTGGCCATCGAGGCCCGGATCGCTGCCGCCCGGCGGCACCTGCGTCCGGTCGGGGTGGTGGTGCTCGAGGTGGTCGAAGGTCTGCGCACCGGACAGGTCGAACAGGCCGATCCCAAGCGGGTGGCCGAGGCGATCCAGGAGACGTTGCGGGAGGCCGACACCTCCTGTCGGCGCGGCGACGGCCGGTTCGCCCTCCTGCTCGAGGACACACCCGAGAACGGGGCCATCTGGACCGTCGAGCGGATCCGCCGCTTCCTGGCCGAGCGCGATCCCAGCCTGACCATGCGGGCAGGGGTGGCCTGCTACCCGGCCCACGGGTTCACCAGCGAGAGCCTGATCGCCCTCGCCGGCACCGCTCTCGACGCCGCTCGCGAGTGGCACCAGGACCGCATCGAGGTCGCCATCGGCGAGTAG
- a CDS encoding plastocyanin/azurin family copper-binding protein, whose protein sequence is MSTRLFAIAVVLVLALTACGNDDDETEPAATDPPAGAEENGPDEAESTPSEGGAEVDATGGFQFEPATVEIEAGESVTWTNSGGVRHTVTSTSDSMDFDEPLGSDDSVTVTFDEPGTYDYECTIHPGMTGTVVVS, encoded by the coding sequence ATGTCCACCCGTCTGTTCGCCATCGCCGTCGTGCTGGTGCTGGCGCTCACCGCCTGCGGAAACGATGACGACGAGACCGAGCCCGCGGCGACCGACCCTCCGGCCGGTGCCGAGGAGAACGGGCCCGACGAGGCCGAGTCCACACCGTCGGAGGGGGGTGCGGAGGTGGACGCCACCGGCGGCTTCCAGTTCGAGCCTGCCACCGTCGAGATCGAGGCGGGCGAGAGCGTCACCTGGACCAACAGCGGCGGTGTGCGCCACACCGTGACCTCCACGAGCGACTCGATGGACTTCGACGAGCCGCTCGGTAGCGACGACTCGGTCACGGTCACCTTCGACGAGCCCGGCACCTATGACTACGAGTGCACCATCCATCCGGGCATGACCGGCACCGTCGTGGTCTCCTAG
- a CDS encoding aldo/keto reductase encodes MNDIEVQGEQIPALGFGTWQLSGDEAREGVRHALELGYRQIDTAQAYGNEREVGEGIAASGVPRDEIFLTTKIVGETLAGDKVGPAVDASLRRLGTDHVDLLLIHWPTDEVPLGETLEAMTAAKDAGKVRHLGVSNFRGPLLLEAMELAPILADQVPYQPGRTQNTLLGIAAERDVMITAYSPLRGQGIHDPVLAEIGAAHGKSPYQVALRWLLQQDKVSPIPRSSNPDRRAQNFDVFDFELSDDEMSRISEVRATD; translated from the coding sequence GTGAACGACATCGAGGTGCAAGGCGAACAGATTCCGGCGTTGGGGTTCGGCACCTGGCAGTTGAGTGGCGACGAGGCACGCGAGGGTGTGCGTCACGCGCTCGAGCTCGGCTACCGCCAGATCGACACCGCGCAGGCCTACGGCAACGAGCGCGAGGTGGGCGAGGGGATCGCGGCCAGCGGGGTGCCCCGCGACGAGATCTTCCTCACCACCAAGATCGTGGGCGAGACGCTCGCCGGCGACAAGGTCGGACCGGCCGTCGACGCCAGCCTCCGCCGGCTCGGCACCGACCACGTCGACCTGTTGCTCATCCACTGGCCCACCGACGAGGTGCCCCTCGGCGAGACCCTGGAGGCGATGACCGCCGCCAAGGACGCGGGCAAGGTCCGTCACCTGGGGGTCAGCAACTTCCGGGGGCCACTGCTGCTCGAGGCGATGGAACTGGCCCCCATCCTCGCCGACCAGGTGCCCTACCAGCCGGGTCGCACCCAGAACACCCTGCTCGGCATCGCCGCCGAGCGCGACGTGATGATCACCGCCTACTCGCCGCTGCGTGGCCAGGGGATCCACGACCCGGTTCTGGCCGAGATCGGAGCGGCCCACGGCAAGTCGCCCTACCAGGTGGCGCTGCGCTGGCTGTTGCAACAGGACAAGGTGTCGCCCATCCCGCGCTCGTCGAACCCCGACCGGCGGGCCCAGAACTTCGACGTGTTCGACTTCGAGCTCAGCGACGACGAGATGTCCCGCATCTCCGAGGTGCGAGCGACCGACTAG
- a CDS encoding AAA family ATPase gives MDRLDNPYRPGAGTRPPALLGRDQLIDGFGIALRRAMTDRPGKSYMPVGLRGVGKTVLLNRFAEIAEQEGVTVAFMEAPETEGFARLLAVRLRKILLSMSTGQARAAVNKALAVLRSFTMTLPDGVSIQLGIDPLAGHGDSGLLSEDLTDVLVATGEAVAQHDTGLLLAVDEVQYLARDELGALITAIHRTTQLNLPVVLVGAGLPQLPGLAGEAKSYAERLFEFPTIGALPAEDAKAVLAVPADELGVDYTDDALDLILAESRGYPYFLQEWGHHVWNAAPGPTVTAADVEAVRTEVTATLDENFFHVRMERLTPAEKHYLRAMANLGPGPHRSGDIAAELAVKVESVAPRRSALIRKGMIYSPAHGDTAFTVPLFDDFLRRNAE, from the coding sequence ATGGACCGTCTGGACAACCCATACCGGCCCGGCGCAGGCACCAGGCCACCCGCGCTCCTGGGTCGCGACCAGCTCATCGACGGCTTTGGTATTGCACTCCGTCGAGCAATGACCGATCGTCCCGGCAAGTCGTACATGCCCGTCGGTCTGCGTGGCGTCGGCAAGACGGTGCTGCTGAACCGGTTTGCTGAGATCGCCGAACAGGAGGGCGTCACCGTCGCGTTCATGGAGGCTCCCGAGACGGAGGGGTTTGCTCGACTGCTCGCAGTACGCCTCCGGAAGATCCTGCTCAGCATGTCCACGGGGCAGGCTCGAGCCGCGGTGAACAAGGCACTGGCCGTACTGCGTTCGTTCACGATGACGCTCCCGGACGGAGTGTCGATCCAGCTGGGCATTGACCCGCTCGCCGGACACGGCGACTCGGGTCTGCTGTCCGAGGACCTCACCGACGTTCTCGTCGCAACCGGGGAAGCCGTCGCCCAGCACGACACGGGGCTGCTTCTCGCTGTCGATGAGGTCCAGTACCTCGCCCGCGACGAGCTTGGTGCGCTGATCACAGCGATTCACCGGACCACCCAGCTCAACCTGCCCGTGGTGCTCGTCGGCGCTGGCCTACCCCAGCTGCCCGGCCTTGCTGGCGAAGCGAAGTCCTACGCAGAGCGCCTGTTCGAATTCCCGACCATCGGGGCGCTGCCCGCCGAGGACGCAAAGGCGGTGCTCGCCGTCCCGGCAGACGAGCTTGGTGTCGATTACACCGATGATGCCCTTGACCTGATCCTTGCCGAGTCCCGGGGCTATCCCTACTTCCTCCAGGAGTGGGGCCACCACGTCTGGAACGCCGCCCCAGGGCCGACAGTTACCGCTGCTGATGTCGAGGCTGTCCGAACTGAGGTCACTGCGACACTCGACGAGAACTTCTTTCATGTGCGCATGGAGCGCCTCACTCCGGCCGAGAAGCACTACCTACGGGCGATGGCGAACCTCGGGCCGGGCCCGCACCGCTCGGGCGACATTGCGGCCGAGCTCGCTGTGAAGGTCGAGTCGGTCGCTCCCCGCCGGTCGGCACTCATCAGGAAGGGCATGATCTACAGCCCAGCTCATGGGGATACCGCCTTCACCGTGCCGCTCTTCGACGACTTCCTACGCCGCAACGCGGAGTGA
- a CDS encoding protein meaA yields the protein MSPDRPWLMRTYSGHSSARASNELYRNNLAKGQTGLSIAFDLPTQTGYDPDAPEAAGEVGKVGVPVSHIGHMEQLLDGIPVGEMNTSMTINATAPWLLGLYVANAENQGVESAALRGTTQNDIVKEYLSRGTYIYPPLPSRRLIVDMVAFCAEWIPSWNPMNVCSYHLQEAGATPVQEIAYSLATAVDVLDAVRESGQVPEDRFAQVCGSISFFVNSGIRFVEETCKMRAFTEMWDRLLLDRYGVTDPKMRRFRYGVQVNSLGLTEAQPENNVQRIVLEALGVTLSKNARARSLQLPAWNEALGLPRPWDQQWSLRIQQVLAYETDLLEHDDIFEGSHVIEAKTAELHEAAKAELDDVLEMGGAFEAIDELKGRLVASHADRVHRIESGDLPIVGVNCFTETEASPLGGEESILRVDPDVQAKTIAEVAEWRSTRDNDAVKRSLDELRRVAESGGNIMAPTIDLAHAGGTTGEWAGALREVFGEYRAPTGVAAAAGRGGMSDGLRAVADRVRDLPGGPPRFLVAKPGLDGHSNGAEQIAVAARDAGMEVIYQGIRLVPEQIAAVARDEDVDVIGLSILSGSHLELIPEVVRLVREQGVEAPIVVGGIIPEADRPTLMGQGVAAVYTPKDFELASIMSDVVDLVEAARKS from the coding sequence ATGAGCCCTGACCGCCCGTGGTTGATGCGGACCTACTCGGGACACTCCAGTGCCCGCGCGTCCAACGAGCTGTACCGGAACAACCTGGCCAAGGGCCAGACCGGCCTGTCGATCGCCTTCGACCTGCCCACCCAGACCGGCTACGACCCCGACGCGCCCGAGGCTGCGGGCGAGGTCGGCAAGGTCGGTGTCCCGGTGTCGCACATCGGCCACATGGAGCAGCTCCTCGACGGCATCCCGGTGGGCGAGATGAACACGTCGATGACGATCAACGCCACCGCCCCCTGGCTGCTCGGGCTCTACGTGGCCAACGCCGAGAACCAGGGTGTCGAGTCGGCCGCGCTGCGGGGCACGACCCAGAACGACATCGTCAAGGAGTACCTGAGCCGGGGCACCTACATCTACCCGCCGTTGCCCAGCCGGCGACTCATCGTCGACATGGTGGCGTTCTGCGCCGAGTGGATCCCCTCCTGGAACCCGATGAACGTCTGCAGCTACCACCTGCAGGAGGCGGGGGCGACGCCGGTCCAGGAGATCGCCTACTCGCTGGCCACGGCGGTCGACGTGCTCGACGCGGTGCGCGAGTCGGGTCAGGTCCCCGAGGACCGGTTCGCCCAGGTCTGTGGCTCGATCAGCTTCTTTGTGAACTCGGGTATCCGGTTTGTGGAGGAGACCTGCAAGATGCGGGCCTTCACCGAGATGTGGGACCGCCTGCTGCTCGACCGCTACGGGGTGACCGACCCCAAGATGCGCCGGTTCCGGTACGGGGTGCAGGTCAACAGCCTCGGGCTCACCGAGGCCCAACCCGAGAACAACGTGCAGCGAATCGTGCTCGAGGCGCTCGGCGTCACCCTGTCGAAGAACGCCAGGGCCCGGTCGCTGCAGCTGCCCGCGTGGAACGAGGCACTGGGACTGCCCCGCCCCTGGGACCAGCAGTGGTCGCTGCGCATCCAGCAGGTGCTCGCCTACGAGACCGACCTGCTGGAGCACGACGACATCTTCGAGGGGTCCCACGTCATCGAGGCCAAGACCGCCGAGCTTCACGAGGCGGCCAAGGCCGAGCTCGACGACGTGCTCGAGATGGGCGGAGCCTTCGAGGCGATCGACGAGCTGAAGGGCAGGCTGGTCGCCTCCCACGCCGACCGTGTGCATCGCATCGAGAGCGGTGATCTGCCGATCGTCGGGGTGAACTGCTTCACCGAGACCGAGGCGTCGCCCCTGGGCGGCGAGGAGTCGATCCTGCGGGTCGATCCCGACGTGCAGGCGAAGACGATCGCCGAGGTGGCCGAGTGGCGCTCCACCCGCGACAACGACGCGGTGAAGCGGTCGCTCGACGAGCTGCGCCGGGTGGCCGAGTCGGGCGGCAACATCATGGCGCCCACGATCGATCTGGCCCATGCCGGTGGCACCACCGGCGAGTGGGCGGGAGCCCTGCGTGAGGTGTTCGGCGAGTACCGGGCCCCAACAGGGGTCGCCGCGGCAGCGGGAAGGGGAGGCATGAGCGACGGGTTGCGAGCGGTGGCCGACCGGGTGCGCGACCTGCCCGGGGGTCCACCCCGGTTCCTGGTGGCCAAGCCGGGGCTCGACGGCCACTCCAACGGGGCCGAGCAGATCGCTGTCGCTGCCCGCGACGCCGGCATGGAGGTCATCTACCAGGGCATCCGCCTGGTCCCCGAGCAGATCGCGGCGGTGGCACGGGACGAGGACGTCGACGTGATCGGCCTGTCGATCCTGTCGGGGAGCCACCTGGAGCTGATCCCCGAAGTGGTCCGCCTGGTGCGCGAGCAGGGGGTCGAGGCCCCGATCGTGGTGGGCGGGATCATCCCCGAGGCCGACCGCCCGACCCTGATGGGCCAAGGGGTGGCCGCGGTGTACACCCCGAAGGACTTCGAGCTGGCCTCGATCATGTCCGACGTGGTGGATCTGGTGGAGGCGGCCCGGAAGTCTTGA
- a CDS encoding zf-HC2 domain-containing protein, whose product MSDHDRYRDLTAAYVLGALDPGERTELHEHLQACERCQADVIDFAPLPALLGSIEVDDLVEPPTPHLADAVVAEARGELERIRASRRRWRTIAAALAGAAVVAVALGVAAMVLDLDSGTEPERDRIELAFEAVADTTGDVVVDERGWGTYVHLSFEGLPERDLYRLWAVDQAGTWHEAGSWLPTPDRSATLGGSTHLRPAEIAVLVVTSGDRDDELGRAS is encoded by the coding sequence ATGAGTGACCACGACCGCTACCGGGACCTCACCGCGGCCTATGTCCTCGGAGCGCTCGACCCCGGCGAGCGCACCGAGCTGCATGAGCACCTCCAGGCCTGCGAGCGCTGCCAGGCCGATGTGATCGACTTCGCTCCCCTTCCCGCTCTGCTCGGCTCGATCGAGGTGGACGACCTGGTGGAGCCCCCCACGCCCCATCTGGCCGATGCCGTCGTCGCCGAGGCCCGCGGCGAGCTGGAGCGCATCAGGGCCAGCCGTCGCCGATGGCGGACGATCGCCGCCGCGCTCGCCGGCGCCGCGGTCGTTGCCGTGGCCCTCGGTGTGGCGGCGATGGTGCTCGACCTCGACTCGGGGACCGAGCCCGAGCGTGACCGGATCGAGCTGGCGTTCGAGGCCGTCGCCGACACCACCGGCGACGTCGTGGTCGACGAGCGCGGCTGGGGAACCTATGTGCACCTGTCGTTCGAGGGGCTCCCCGAACGTGACCTCTACCGCCTCTGGGCCGTCGACCAGGCCGGCACCTGGCACGAGGCGGGGTCGTGGCTGCCGACCCCGGACCGCAGCGCCACCCTCGGCGGGTCGACCCACCTGCGTCCGGCGGAGATCGCGGTGCTGGTCGTCACCTCCGGCGACCGCGACGACGAGCTCGGCCGCGCGTCCTGA